GCGAGTTTGACTACGACGTCATCGTCATTGGTGCAGGCTACGGCGGTTTCGATGCAGCCAAACATGCCTGTGAAAAAGGCCTAAAGACGGCGATCGTGGAAGCCCGTGACCTTGGCGGCACCTGTGTGAATCGCGGTTGCGTTCCTTCCAAAGCACTGCTGGCAGCCTCAGGGCGGGTGCGGGAAATTACCGACACTGATCACCTCCAAAACTTTGGCATTCAAGTCCAAGGCGTCAGCTTCGATCGCCAAGCGATCGCGGATCACGCGGCTAACTTGGTCGAGACGATTCGCGGCAATCTTGGCAACACCCTCAAACGGCTGGGGGCTGACATTCTGATGGGTCGCGGTCGGTTGGCCGGCAGCCAGCGCGTCACCGTCACTGCTGCTGATGGAGTGGAAAAAACCTATAGCGCCCGGGATGTGATTCTGGCGACGGGCTCTGATCCTTTTGTGCCGCCCGGCATTGAAATCGACGGTAAAACCGTTTTCACCAGCGACGATGCCCTCAAGCTGGAAACCCTGCCTCAGTGGATTGCGATTATCGGCAGTGGCTACATCGGCCTAGAGTTCTCTGATGTCTACACGGCGTTGGGCTGCGAAGTGACGATGATCGAAGCCCTCGATCGCCTCTTGCCGACCTTTGACCCCGATGTCGCCAAAGTTGCCCAGCGATCGCTGCTGGAGGGGCGGGATATCGAAACTCGTACCGGCGTCTTGGCCCGCAAAATTACGCCGGGCTCGCCGGTTGTGATTGAATTGGCCGACTTCGAAACCAAAGAACTGGTGGAAGTGCTGGAAGTCGACGCCTGCCTAGTGGCCACGGGTCGGATTCCCAGCACCAAAAATCTGGGTTTGGAAACCGTTGCTGTTGAAGCCGATCGCCGCGGTTTTATTCCCGTCGATGCGGGGATGCGCGTCCTGCGGGATGGTAATCCAGTGCCGCACCTCTACGCCGTCGGTGATGCCACTGGCAAACTGATGTTGGCGCACGCTGCTGCGGCTCAAGGCGTGGTCGCGATCGAAAACATCACTGGCCATCCGCGCAGTGTCGATTACCGCAGCATTCCAGCGGCGACCTTCACCCACCCCGAAATCAGTTCGGTCGGCCT
The sequence above is a segment of the Synechococcus elongatus PCC 11801 genome. Coding sequences within it:
- the lpdA gene encoding dihydrolipoyl dehydrogenase, with translation MAKCFCNWHGETRVSSEFDYDVIVIGAGYGGFDAAKHACEKGLKTAIVEARDLGGTCVNRGCVPSKALLAASGRVREITDTDHLQNFGIQVQGVSFDRQAIADHAANLVETIRGNLGNTLKRLGADILMGRGRLAGSQRVTVTAADGVEKTYSARDVILATGSDPFVPPGIEIDGKTVFTSDDALKLETLPQWIAIIGSGYIGLEFSDVYTALGCEVTMIEALDRLLPTFDPDVAKVAQRSLLEGRDIETRTGVLARKITPGSPVVIELADFETKELVEVLEVDACLVATGRIPSTKNLGLETVAVEADRRGFIPVDAGMRVLRDGNPVPHLYAVGDATGKLMLAHAAAAQGVVAIENITGHPRSVDYRSIPAATFTHPEISSVGLSEADAKALGGQEGFEVASVRSYFKANSKALAEADADGFAKLLFRKDTGEVLGAHIFGLHAADLIQEVANAIARRQSVKELAFEVHTHPTLSEVIESAYKQAATAIA